The Candida dubliniensis CD36 chromosome 2, complete sequence genome contains a region encoding:
- a CDS encoding SR-specific protein kinase, putative (Similar to S. pombe DSK1;~Similar to S. cerevisiae SKY1;~In S. cereviaie, involved in regulating proteins involved in mRNA metabolism and cation homeostasis), with protein MLAIDNSPSNHTTHHSSYTQVEDFSTEVISLANSEMTIESRYQPTPTTTTTTTTTTNIAPQLQEQQEHTPLISNPSSQFQTKFQPQPQPQPQPLQQQKVSSSTSALKKASSLFKLNTNSQSRNKKHINNQQPQPQPQPQLQPQPQLHSQSQHSPTSPRTLASITSRQSTPTPSNSSSRPNLKSLLRIGSFSNNQPHIHSTNPHVKNPSITALEGEIEVKIDEEGEEEEEEEEEEEEEEDDEIAYLSDSESDLNYDPKSEESHEDYRTGGYHPVSKGEIYYSKKIPNREYIILRKLGWGHFSTVWLAKSRYNGTLLSNDLESSSISVPVPDTDEYYVAIKFVKSNKNYIEAARDEIKIMNILNDPIHNNHHIPNKNILYFKNDNKSHPGYNHVMQLKDDFEISGPNGIHICMVFEILGENVLNLIYRYKRLYRNINSEIKRKESAEESDGSQQQQQQQQQQQQQMKFSKWDTKNWKKSTKSMLSLGLHNKKDTHKNNDNNNNDTSNNNNNNNNNNNNNNNNNNNFTINNNNNNNGTGQTSITTASSSSLNSNPQEDFLIESSISNQDNESTTTVDSWEDDLDKKIKSLNSQSLMKLIETSKTVGGIPLHIVKQIVKQMLLAIDYMHHCGVIHTDLKPENILIDIKDINKLIRTIEDEKLSKFRASLSSRKASLMSTCSRTTTATTTATTTTTTTTTRRRRRSSSKQINQHYHNQQQQQQQQQQQQKSNCCSSSCHIRTLSTTSNSSQQSSYFYKKSKNSIVGKYESPIRCSKPLSSSISSDSIFKDVNFNCCESKPRKKSISKAISPRNFSFFDYNNNKKDQDQNQELIDDNTNNISIKIADLGNATFVDEHFTNQIQTRQYRSPEIILKYKSWGSSTDLWSIGCIIFELITGDFLFDPHDGKFFDKDEDHLAQIVELLGEFPNDNYLLNCKLTGKFFKLNQSKIIFKNIDQLKIWKLKDVLIEKYKFNKNDYEVDLICDLILKCLKYDLNERYDANSLLKHPWFNNSTTTTTTTSGGGGGVGVGLENILKNLPNCHDDLPGYTCECKI; from the coding sequence ATGTTAGCTATTGATAATTCACCTTCAAATCATACTACTCATCATTCCAGTTATACTCAAGTGGAAGATTTTTCCACTGAAGTAATATCACTTGCTAATAGTGAAATGACTATTGAAAGTAGATATcaaccaacaccaacaacaacaacaacaacaacaacaacaacaaatatagCTCCACAGTTgcaagaacaacaagaacacACACCTCTTATTTCAAATCCTTCTTCccaatttcaaacaaaattccaaccacaaccacaaccacaaccacaaccactacaacaacagaaagtatcatcatcaacatcagcTCTTAAAAAGGCATCATCTCTTTTCAAACTAAATACAAACTCACAATCACGTAATAAAAAGCATatcaataatcaacaaccacaaccacaaccacaaccacaactacaaccacaaccacaactaCATTCACAATCACAACATTCACCTACATCTCCAAGAACTTTAGCTAGTATTACTTCCCGACaatcaacaccaacaccTTCAAACTCCTCATCTCGTCCAAACTTGAAAAGTTTACTACGAATTGGTTCATTTTCCAATAATCAACCTCATATTCATTCTACCAATCCTCATGTCAAAAATCCTTCCATAACAGCTCTTGAAGGAGAAATTGAagttaaaattgatgaagaaggagaggaggaggaagaggaagaagaggaagaagaggaagaagaagatgatgaaattgctTATTTATCTGATCTGGAATCTGATCTTAATTATGATCCTAAATCTGAAGAATCACATGAAGATTATCGAACTGGTGGTTATCATCCTGTTTCTAAAGGagaaatttattattcgAAAAAAATACCTAATCGagaatatattattttacGTAAATTAGGTTGGGGACATTTTTCTACGGTTTGGTTAGCTAAATCAAGATATAATGGTACTTTATTACTGAATGATTtagaatcatcatcaatatcagtACCAGTACCAGATACTGATGAATATTATGTGGCGattaaatttgttaaatcaaataaaaattatattgaagCGGCAAgagatgaaattaaaattatgaatatattaaatgatCCAATTcataataatcatcatatcccaaataaaaatattttatattttaaaaatgataataaatcacaTCCTGGTTATAATCATGTAATGCAATTGAaagatgattttgaaatttctgGACCTAATGGAATTCATATATGTATGgtgtttgaaattttgggtgaaaatgttttaaatttaatttatcgTTATAAAAGATTATATCGTAATATCAATTCTGAAATTAAACGTAAAGAAAGTGCTGAAGAAAGTGATGGAAgccaacaacaacaacaacaacaacaacaacaacaacagcaaatGAAATTTAGTAAATGGGATACTaaaaattggaagaaaAGTACTAAATCAATGCTTAGTTTAGGTCTTCACAATAAGAAAGATACCCATAAGAATAAtgacaataacaataatgatacaagtaataataataataataataataataataataataataataataataataataataatttcacaataaataacaataacaataacaatggTACTGGACAAACATCAATAACTACtgcatcatcatcatcattaaattcaaatcctCAAGAagattttttaattgaatcttcaatatcaaatcaagATAATGAATCAACTACAACTGTAGATTCATGGGAAGATGATTTAgataaaaaaatcaaatcattaaattctcaatcattaatgaaattaattgaaacttCAAAAACTGTTGGAGGAATTCCATTACATAttgttaaacaaattgttaAACAAATGTTATTAGCTATTGATTATATGCATCATTGTGGAGTTATTCATACTGATTTAAAAccagaaaatattttaattgatattaaagatataaataaattaattcgtactattgaagatgaaaaattatctaaatttAGAGCTAGTTTATCAAGTAGAAAAGCATCATTAATGAGTACATGTTCAAGAACCACAACTGCAACCACAACTgcaaccaccaccaccacaacaacaacaactagaagaagaagaagaagtctgagtaaacaaataaatcaacattatcataatcaacaacaacaacaacaacaacaacaacaacaacaaaaatctAATTGTTGTTCATCTTCATGTCATATAAGaacattatcaacaacttcaAATAGTTCACAACAATCATCatatttttataaaaaactgaaaaattcaattgttggtAAATATGAATCACCAATTAGATGTTCTAAACCATTAagttcatcaatatcatctgattcaatatttaaagatgtaaattttaattgttgtgAATCTAAACCAAGGAAAAAATCTATTTCTAAAGCCATTAGTCcaagaaatttttcattctttgattataacaacaacaaaaaagatcaagatcaaaatcaagaattaattgatgataatactaataatatatcGATTAAAATTGCTGATTTAGGTAATGCAacatttgttgatgaacATTTTACTAATCAAATACAAACTAGACAATATCGATCACCAGAAATCattttaaaatataaatcttGGGGGTCACTGACTGATTTATGGTCAATTGGTTGtataatatttgaattaattactggagattttttatttgatccTCATGATGggaaattttttgataaagatgaagatcATTTAGctcaaattgttgaattattagGTGAATTTcctaatgataattatttattaaattgtaaattaactgggaaattttttaaattaaatcaactgaaaattatttttaaaaatattgatcaattgaaaatttggaaattaaaagatgttttaattgaaaaatataaatttaataaaaatgattatgaagttgatttaatttgtgatttgattttaaaatgtttaaaatatgatttaaatgaaaGATATGATGctaattctttattaaaACATCCTTGGTTTAATAatagtactactactactactactactagtggtggtggtggtggtgttggtgttggattggaaaatatattgaagaatttacCAAATTGTCATGATGATTTACCAGGTTATACTTGTGAATGtaaaatataa
- a CDS encoding conserved oligomeric Golgi complex component, putative (Similar to S. cerevisiae COG8;~In S. cerevisiae, the Cog1p through Cog8p complex is a cytosolic tethering complex that functions in protein trafficking to mediate fusion of transport vesicles to Golgi compartments), with amino-acid sequence MSSLLLETLQEGLDDEYIQLLNSDSTFAQDAEKYLSELLVNDDLLSTDPYTTASGESSYHKKTLTEEIAELDMSQHEINAKLSTITNSNRDLIIDISNDLQFINHQITKEYSHHTENLVKSITGEFRIDLSTSNHFNLKTNVSINNTILNNIDSVLDILELPTLCKLCILQGNYQESLEISTYIQSLMIRYPKITLFKTINEQIDYELKVMIKGLIKLLNTNLKQNHILKIFQILHKLFDDNENQIIDNESILIKIFLNSRFKFIINEISSLKPLIKFNKLTYLKRYIEIYREFMFNSLSIYNIIFKNKNKSQHKQKQKQIILINQFIQSLVKLLCQEFKQYLPDIKTKKIDDSIESEFELKSSIDGLILQLIYLCRSLTGFGLDFEPIILLELVCDDLIPESDWLRNLSKVKIKNR; translated from the coding sequence ATGAGTCTGTTACTTTTAGAAACATTACAAGAAGGACTAGATGAcgaatatattcaattgttgaatctGGATTCAACTTTCGCTCAAGATGcagaaaaatatttactGGAATTATTAGTCAATGACGATTTGTTATCAACTGATCCATATACTACTGCTTCTGGTGAATCATCATATCACAAAAAAACATTAACTGAAGAGATTGCCGAATTGGATATGTCTCAACATGAAATCAACGCCAAACTTAGTACAATCACCAATAGTAATCGagatttaattattgatattagtaatgatttacaatttatcaatcatcaaataaCTAAAGAATACAGTCACCATACTGAAAATTTAGTGAAAAGTATAACTGGTGAATTTAGAATCGATTTATCAACCTCAAAtcattttaatttaaaaacCAATGTTAGTATAAATAATACcattttaaataatattgattcaGTTTTGGATATTTTGGAATTACCAACATTATGTAAATTATGTATATTACAAGGGAATTATCAAGAAAGTTTAGAAATTTCAACTTATATTCAAAGTTTAATGATTAGATATCCTAAAATCACATTATTTAAAACCATAaatgaacaaattgattatgaatTGAAAGTGATGATTAAAggtttaattaaattattaaacaccaatttaaaacaaaatcatattttaaaaatatttcaaatattacataaattatttgatgataatgagaatcaaattattgataatgaatcaatattaataaaaatctttttaaattcaagatttaaatttattattaatgaaatttccAGTTTAAAaccattaataaaattcaataaattaacATATTTGAAAAGATATATTGAAATATACCGTGAATTTATgtttaattcattatccatatataatataattttcaaaaataaaaataaaagtcAACACaaacagaaacagaaacaaatcattttgataaatcaatttattcaaagtTTAGTTAAACTTTTATGTCAAGAATTTAAACAGTATTTACCTGATATCAAAACTaagaaaattgatgattctATTGAATCggaatttgaattgaaaagttCAATAGATGGATTGATTttacaattgatttatcttTGTCGATCATTGACTGGGTTTGGATTAGATTTCGAACCtataattttattagaaTTGGTATGTGATGATCTTATACCTGAATCAGATTGGTTAAGGAATTTATCTAAAGTAAAGATTAAGAATAGGTAA
- a CDS encoding valine--trna ligase, mitochondrial precursor, putative (Similar to S. cerevisiae VAS1), producing MLYSRNLLLSRLISPSLSLLFKRRVDFCIRKLSSSIITNNMSDSSTNPPPAATQPAAAAAAAAVAAEEGQPKQKTAKELEKERKKAEKLAKFNAKKAKQAAEANNKPKKDQQKDDKKNKKVKTPETIPEFIDKTIPGNKKILVSLEDESFKAYNPKNVESSWYAWWETQGFFEPELTANGEIKKEGCFSIPCPPPNVTGALHIGHALTVSIQDTLIRWNRMQGKTTLFIPGFDHAGIATQSVVEKQIWSKEQKTRHDYGREKFIGKVWEWKEEYHQRIKNQFKKLGSSYDWSREKFTLNPDLSQAVTEAFVRMHEDGTIYRASRLVNWSVKLNTAISNLEVDNKTIPGKTLLSVPGYDSKIEFGTLTSFSYPVIDSETNEKLTVATTRPETIFGDTAVAVHPKDPRYTHLHGKFVQHPFLDRKLPIICDGETVDMEFGTGAVKITPAHDQNDYNTGKRNNLEFINIYTDDGLLNENCGPNWKGMKRFDARYKVIEQLKQKGLFVDQKDNEMTIPVCSRSGDIIEPLLKPQWYVDQKQMAKDAIEVVKRGEIVINPKTSEAEYFQWLENIQDWCISRQLWWGHRCPVYFVNIENEEIHDKLDNNYWVAGRTEEEAFQKAQTKFPNKKFILEQDEDVLDTWFSSGLWPISTLGWPNETKDMELFNPMSMLETGWDILFFWVSRMILMSIKLTGKVPFKEVFCHSLVRDAQGRKMSKSLGNVVDPLDVINGIPLQGLHDKLLTGNLDPRELKKATEGQKLSYPNGIPECGTDALRFALCAYSTGGRDINLDILRVEGYRKFCNKIYQATKFVLGRLGQDYIPPTTSELTGKESLVEKWILHKLSQAAKLTNESLEARNFGDATNHIYNFWYDLCDVYIENSKSLIQDGTPDQKKSAQDTLYTCIDGALRLIHPFMPFITEEMWQRLPRREPEIINNLKTIMKAPYPVFQSEFDDIKSLEAYNLVLDITKGARSLLSQYNILKNGQVYVETNNDEIYKIANEQQDSIVSLIKGVEKITVVKTLDQVPSGCALQAIGPDCTVHVLVKGQIDLDAEIAKVEKKLSNVLEQKKKTDESISKFTEKTKPEAKESAYKRLEKQTAEIEGYEQTIAILEKLKL from the coding sequence ATGCTTTATAGTAGAAATCTACTCTTATCAAGATTAATATCACCATCATTATccttattatttaaaagaaGAGTTGATTTTTGTATAAGAAagttatcatcatcaattattacaaataACATGAGTGACTCATCAACTAATCCACCACCAGCTGCAACACAAcctgctgctgctgctgctgctgctgctgttgctgctgaAGAAGgccaaccaaaacaaaaaactgctaaagaattagaaaaggaaagaaagaaagcTGAAAAATTAGCAAAATTCAATGCTAAAAAGGCCAAACAAGCAGCTGAAGCTAATAATAAACCTAAAAAGGATCAACAAAAAGAtgataaaaagaataaaaaagtCAAAACTCCGGAAACTATTCctgaatttattgataaaacaATTCCTGGTAATAAGAAAATTTTGGTTTCATTAGAAGATGAATCATTTAAAGCTTATAATCcaaaaaatgttgaaagTTCATGGTATGCATGGTGGGAAACTCAAGGATTTTTTGAACCAGAATTAACTGCTAATggagaaattaaaaaagaaggatgtttttcaattccttGTCCACCACCAAATGTTACTGGTGCATTACATATTGGACATGCTTTAACTGTTAGTATTCAAGATACTTTAATTAGATGGAATAGAATGCAAGGTAAAACTACTTTATTTATCCCGGGATTTGATCATGCTGGTATTGCTACTCAATCAgttgttgaaaaacaaatttggtctaaagaacaaaaaactAGACATGATTATGGTCgagaaaaatttattggaaAAGTTTGGGAATGGAAAGAAGAATATCatcaaagaattaaaaatcaatttaaaaaattgggtAGTTCTTATGATTGGTCAAGAGAAAAATTCACTTTAAATCCTGATTTATCTCAAGCCGTTACAGAAGCATTTGTTAGAATGCATGAAGATGGAACTATTTATCGTGCTTCAAGATTAGTTAATTGGTCAGTTAAATTAAATACCGccatttcaaatttagaagttgataataaaactaTCCCTGGTAAAACTTTATTATCTGTTCCTGGTTATGAttctaaaattgaatttggaaCTTTAACTTCATTTTCTTACCCTGTGATTGATAGTGAAactaatgaaaaattaactGTGGCTACTACTAGACCAGAAACCATTTTTGGTGATACTGCCGTTGCTGTTCATCCTAAAGATCCAAGATATACTCATTTACATGGTAAATTTGTTCAACATCCATTTTTAGATCGTAAATTACCAATTATTTGTGATGGTGAAACTGTTGATATGGAATTTGGTACTGGTGCCGTTAAAATCACTCCAGCTCATGATCAAAATGATTATAATACTggtaaaagaaataatttagaatttattaatatttatacTGATGATggattattaaatgaaaattgtGGACCTAATTGGAAAGGAATGAAAAGATTTGATGCTAGATATAAAGttattgaacaattaaaacaaaaaggaTTATTTGTTGATCAAAAAGATAATGAAATGACAATTCCAGTTTGTTCAAGATCAGGTGATATTATTGAACCATTATTAAAACCACAATGGTATGTTgatcaaaaacaaatggCTAAAGATGCTATTGAAGTTGTTAAACGAGGAgaaattgttattaatcCAAAAACTTCTGAAGCAGAATATTTCCAATGGTTAGAAAATATTCAAGATTGGTGTATTTCTCGTCAATTATGGTGGGGTCATAGATGTCCAGTTTATTTTgttaatattgaaaatgaagaaattcatgataaattagataataattattggGTTGCTGGTAGaactgaagaagaagcttTCCAAAAAGCTCAAACAAAATTCCCtaataaaaaattcattttagaacaagatgaagatgTTTTAGATACTTGGTTTTCATCTGGATTATGGCCAATTTCTACATTAGGTTGGCCTAATGAAACTAAAGATATGGAATTATTTAATCCAATGTCAATGTTAGAAACTGGTTGggatattttatttttctggGTTTCAAGAATGATTTTAAtgtcaattaaattaactGGTAAAGTTCCATTTAAAGAAGTTTTTTGTCATTCATTAGTTAGAGATGCTCAAGGTCGTAAAATGTCGAAATCTTTAGGTAATGTTGTTGATCCATTAGATGTTATTAATGGTATTCCATTACAAGGATTAcatgataaattattaaccGGTAATTTAGACCCTagagaattgaaaaaagcCACTGAGGGACAAAAATTATCTTATCCTAATGGTATTCCAGAATGTGGTACTGATGCTCTTAGATTTGCTCTTTGTGCTTATAGTACTGGTGGTAGAGATATTAATTTGGATATTTTAAGAGTGGAAGGTTATCGTAAATTCTGTAATAAGATTTATCAAGCCACTAAATTTGTATTGGGGAGATTAGGTCAAGATTATATTCCACCAACTACAAGTGAATTAACTGGTAAAGAATCATTAGTGGAAAAATGGATTTTACATAAATTATCTCAAGCTGCTAAATTAACTAATGAATCATTAGAAGCACGTAATTTTGGTGATGCAACAAatcatatttataatttctGGTATGATTTATGTGATGTTTACATTGAAAATTCCAAGAGTTTAATTCAAGATGGTACACCAGACCAAAAGAAATCTGCTCAAGATACTTTATATACTTGTATTGATGGTGCCTTGAGATTAATTCATCCATTTATGCCTTTTATTACCGAAGAAATGTGGCAAAGATTACCAAGACGTGAACCagaaattatcaacaatctTAAAACCATCATGAAAGCTCCATATCCAGTTTTCCAATctgaatttgatgatattaaatCTTTAGAAGCTTATAATTTGGTTTTAGATATCACGAAAGGAGCAagatcattattatcacaatataatattttaaagAATGGTCAAGTTTATGTTGAaactaataatgatgaaatttataaaattgccaatgaacaacaagattcaattgtttctttaattaaagGTGTGGAAAAAATCACTGTGGTTAAAACTTTAGATCAAGTTCCTTCTGGTTGTGCTTTACAAGCCATTGGACCTGATTGTACTGTTCATGTATTAGTTAAAGgacaaattgatttagatGCTGAAATTGCTAAagttgaaaagaaattatctAATGTTTTAGaacagaaaaagaaaactgaTGAATCAATTAGTAAATTCACAGAAAAGACTAAACCAGAAGCTAAAGAATCTGCTTATAAAAGATTAGAAAAACAAACTGCTGAAATTGAAGGTTATGAACAAACTATTGCcattttagaaaaattgaaactttAA
- a CDS encoding pre-mrna-splicing factor, U4/U6-U5 snRNP complex component, putative (Similar to S. cerevisiae PRP31), with protein sequence MSTDYEQDLLDDLDSSNDEQEELQETNNQVEQQDVDNSIDFNIQLQQLIESNSSNIINDLIEPDIENLNDNDLIKLSKIYPLIPQLKQKIIQYSNEQELDYLELIASTLSNNNNNNFNDNSQEYKFILLINELSTIINNEIDRFHTLIKLKYNLIFPELQSLIINKIDYIKLIKIFKQDLSNIKSYESQMKLIINNEKVLVIIMAALHQVSNNNSNNLLSNQIMNKILLAINIIEQLNDLLQLLSNFISDKLAKFAPNVSAIVGPITTSQLLIATGSLKQLALTPSCNIASLGVRDLSTKKKNLDHNSHSKNVRQTGYIYHSELIKYIPIDIIRSVMRIISGKIVLAARIDLSKSNPKGELGEKYKQEILIKINKLLTPPQQTIDKSLPKPIEMKSKKRAGRKYQKLRAKFEMSELRKAQNKLQFGKQEDTIINGLGEEIGLGMIKSGGNGISISSGRIRKLPTGNNNNNNNNNNNGKSNTTKNNLNVSKNMMNRLNEKKEINPIKAFDEFNLELFFKPEKTTLGTSSAITKTNNNNNNNNDDDDKSTHSNKWLNGFTNKK encoded by the coding sequence ATGTCAACAGATTATGAACAAGATTTATTAGATGATTTAGATAGTTCTAAtgatgaacaagaagaattacaaGAGACAAATAATCAAGTCGAACAACAAGATGTGGATAATTctattgattttaatattcaattacaacaattaattgaatctaattcttcaaatatcattaatgatttaattgaaccagatattgaaaatttaaatgataatgatttaattaaattatcaaaaatttatcCATTAATTCctcaattaaaacaaaaaatcattcaatattctaatgaacaagaattaGATTATTTAGAATTAATAGCATCAACATtatccaataataataataacaactttaatgataattctcaagaatataaatttattttattaattaatgaattatcaacaattattaataatgaaattgatcgATTTCAtacattaattaaattgaaatataatttaattttccCAGAATTacaatcattaattattaataaaattgattatatcaaattaattaaaatttttaaacaagATTTATCTAATATAAAATCTTATGAATcacaaatgaaattaattattaataatgaaaaagtaTTAGTTATTATAATGGCAGCATTACATCAagtatcaaataataattccaaTAACCTActatcaaatcaaattatgaataaaattttgttagccattaatataattgaacaattgaatgatttattacaattattatccAATTTCATATCAGATAAATTAGCCAAATTTGCTCCTAATGTATCTGCCATTGTTGGTCCAATAACAACTtcacaattattaattgctACTGGAtcattaaaacaattagcATTAACTCCTTCATGTAATATTGCTTCCTTGGGAGTAAGAGATTTATccactaaaaaaaaaaatttggacCATAATTCTCATAGTAAAAATGTTAGACAAACAGGTTATATATATCATAgtgaattgataaaatatatCCCAATAGATATAATTCGATCAGTAATGAGAATAATTAGTGGGAAAATTGTTTTAGCAGcaagaattgatttatctaAATCTAATCCAAAAGGTGAATTAGGTGAGaaatataaacaagaaattttaattaaaattaataaattattaactCCACCtcaacaaacaattgataaatcattaccaaaaccaattgaaatgaaatcTAAAAAGAGAGCTGGaagaaaatatcaaaaattacgagctaaatttgaaatgtCAGAATTAAGAAAAGCtcaaaataaattacaatTTGGTAAACAAGAAGATACCATAATAAATGGATTAGGTGAAGAAATTGGTTTAGGAATGATAAAATCTGGTGGTAATGGGATATCTATATCATCAGgaagaattagaaaattACCCACtggcaataataataataataataataataataataatggtaaaaGTAACACCACTAAAAATAATCTTAATGTATCGAAAAATATGATGAATCgattaaatgaaaagaaagaaattaatcCTATTAAAgcatttgatgaatttaatcttgaattgtttttcaaaCCAGAAAAGACCACACTTGGAACTTCATCAGCAATTACtaaaaccaataataataataataataataatgatgatgatgataaactGACTCATTCTAATAAATGGTTGAATGGATTTaccaataaaaaataa
- a CDS encoding exosome 3->5 exonuclease complex component, rRNA processing, putative (Similar to S. cerevisiae RRP46), whose product MLTSSSIGLRTSIIDNADGSAELSIYNNNDSNNSNSTSSSSTTTTDDNSIIKLITSINGPIEPKQRQELPNRASLEINIYPSIGLSTTKEKLLENKLRSILQNNIIINYKYPRQLIQISIQFLISNNNSNGGSNSSNGMMTNLFDLNALINCCYFALIDANIAMNYSFVSIIIIIDHQGNLIIPFEKNEYEYEYEYKFKYDLQDYDSIHLCCYSIIQNKVDKLLLLESQGNFNESQLFNVLDKSINQVEKFHNNIHRQFINDKINNDYIWKQEREE is encoded by the coding sequence ATGCTTACGTCTTCTTCAATAGGATTAAGAACTTCAATAATAGATAATGCTGATGGATCAGCAGAATTATCAatctacaacaacaatgactCCAACAATAGCAAttctacttcttcttcttctactactactaccgATGATAatagtattattaaattaattacaTCAATTAATGGACCTATTGAACCTAAACAACGACAAGAATTACCTAATCGAGCCAGTTTagaaatcaatatttatccATCAATAggattatcaacaacaaaagaaaaattattagaaaataaattacgATCAATattacaaaataatatcattataaattataaatatcctcgtcaattaattcaaatatcaattcaatttttaatatcaaataataatagtaatggtggtagtaatagtagtaatgGGATGATGacaaatttatttgatttaaatgcattaattaattgttgttattttgCTTTAATTGATGCTAATATTGCTATGaattattcatttgttagtataattataattattgatcATCAAggaaatttaattattccatttgaaaaaaatgaatatgaatatgaatatgaatataaatttaaatatgaTTTACAAGATTATGATTCGATTCATTTATGTTGTTATTCAATTATACAAAATaaagttgataaattattattattagaaagtCAAGgaaattttaatgaatcaCAATTATTTAATGTATTAGATAAAAGTATTAATCAAGTGgaaaaatttcataataatattcatcgtcaatttattaatgataaaattaataatgattatatttggaaacaagaaagagaagaatAA